In Antennarius striatus isolate MH-2024 chromosome 8, ASM4005453v1, whole genome shotgun sequence, a single window of DNA contains:
- the ptger1a gene encoding prostaglandin E receptor 1a (subtype EP1) — translation MLALSHYNSSSSPLLPQFSNESVEKLEPEGVIGGPPQPGNQSLVEPTTTGVIVVILSMTLGIISNIVALFILVNAYSLQRRRTKATFLLFATSLVVTDFIGHVILGALVLRLYLSGGVHPEDFNSTDGMCQFLGGSMVFFGLCPLFMGCAMAAERCLGVTKPLLHSSLVTKSRSKVCLSVVWLAALSVALLPCFQLGSYTYQVPGTWCFINVLSDTSGVDVAFVVLFSGLGLSSLAVALVCNTISGLTLVLARLRRRPGSQHSNNSHDMEMVLQLVGIMVTSCICWSPLLIFGLMSVINSYAGEEDLSSYETLMVMGVRLATWNQILDPWVYILLRRTVLRKIYLIVKCQSGLRGNKLGRWDPTSFPSSEKNEVDQV, via the exons ATGCTAGCTTTGAGTCACTACAACTCCTCATCCTCCCCGCTCCTCCCCCAGTTCTCTAATGAAAGCGTGGAGAAGCTAGAGCCGGAGGGCGTTATTGGAGGGCCCCCGCAGCCGGGGAACCAGAGCCTGGTGGAGCCCACCACCACCGGCGTCATTGTTGTCATCCTGTCCATGACGCTGGGCATCATCTCCAACATCGTGGCCCTCTTCATTCTGGTCAACGCATATTCTCTCCAACGCCGGCGCACCAAAGCCACCTTCCTTCTCTTTGCCACTTCTCTGGTGGTGACAGATTTCATCGGTCATGTGATCCTTGGTGCCCTGGTTCTCCGACTCTACCTCTCTGGAGGCGTGCACCCCGAGGATTTCAATTCCACTGATGGGATGTGTCAGTTTCTGGGAGGCAGCATGGTGTTCTTTGGGCTGTGTCCACTCTTCATGGGCTGTGCTATGGCCGCCGAACGCTGCCTGGGGGTCACTAAGCCCCTGCTGCACTCATCGCTTGTCACCAAATCCCGGTCCAAGGTCTGCCTGTCTGTGGTGTGGCTGGCGGCGCTGAGCGTGGCCCTGCTGCCATGCTTTCAGCTGGGCTCCTACACCTATCAGGTCCCAGGGACGTGGTGCTTCATCAACGTGCTCAGTGACACCAGTGGGGTGGACGTGGCCTTTGTGGTGCTGTTCTCTGGATTGGGACTGTCGTCTCTGGCTGTGGCGCTGGTCTGTAACACCATCAGTGGACTGACGCTGGTGCTGGCCAGGCTCAGGAGGCGGCCCGGATCCCAGCACTCCAACAACTCCCATGACATGGAGATGGTGCTGCAGCTGGTCGGCATCATGGTCACCTCGTGCATCTGCTGGAGTCCTCTGCTG ATCTTTGGCCTCATGTCCGTGATCAACTCCTACGCAGGGGAGGAGGACTTATCCAGCTATGAGACCCTGATGGTGATGGGTGTGAGACTGGCCACCTGGAACCAGATCCTTGACCCCTGGGTCTACATTCTGCTGCGCCGCACTGTCCTACGCAAGATCTACCTCATCGTGAAGTGCCAGTCAGGCCTCAGGGGCAATAAGCTCGGCCGCTGGGATCCCACGTCCTTCCCCAGCTCAGAGAAGAACGAAGTCGACCAAGTGTGA
- the LOC137599867 gene encoding interleukin enhancer-binding factor 3-like produces MAAAASWNESQAYEELLYWDSLIQQGHHLLPYDFERYEELRYWYDCLCYEEELRQYHDYIAAMEQIDCRHYEEAAAPQVHIRSQYDRHVMAKHSEVYPSPDELDAVQMIISHVECALKTVSDQMDVPKDGSESTESTSGDSQDRVLRGVMRVGLVAKGLLLKGDKDLELVLLCSSKPTVTLLKEVTEKLTTQLENLSAGTYTVTESPEDATVVVTSTMSVLTLTIHLTSPLLRMEQSSENEEIKEEIKEEIKEETRTVDDPPDVLDRQKCLSALASLRHAKWFQAKVNNLTSAVVVIRIVRDLCNRVPTWTPLSGWVLELLVEKAISTSDRPMGVGEALRRVLECVASGILLQDGPGIKDPCEKEPVDATANLTPQQCEDITQSAQFALRLCAFGQMHKVLGMDLKLIKPRKPVGSSSRDGTAQMPSPGSMSLPEKRTFSEVEKGEDESQLSSRQRKYLKFQKRFQRKSFTDDFSMNAVMRLNQYRPGLEYRLAAQTGPVHEPVFTMVVALNGKNYEATGPSKRAAKLNVATKVLQDLGLPTGVESKSESTSDTDGPLESDKAASAAATSSEDSGQGPILTKNGKNPVMELNEKRRSLKYELSAETGGSHEKCFVMEVEVDGQKFKGRGSNKKEAKAFAALAALEKLFPNDSGATNRNPLKKSVTYTDMHIPGFGTIRGIPADSSSRGWGPNRGRGRGLGKPFASGTSYNKTNYSYEGTAGAGYHKLYSNTAAGTPAQGAGCSTFYSDSTTYSSPPVSASDSTPSTTARESYQSMPPPADQESPYSYGYGEEKKKMLTQSQNEGQGGEMSTYSTAYPSSVTGGQVYDNYGWGNQTSWGNQQSYGTYQGFGEQTQSSYSGYNNMNC; encoded by the exons ATGGCGGCCGCTGCATCATGGAACGAGAGCCAAGCGTATGAGGAGCTGCTTTACTGGGACAGCCTGATTCAGCAGGGGCACCATCTGCTCCCGTATGACTTCGAAAG GTACGAGGAGCTGCGGTACTGGTATGACTGCCTGTGCTACGAGGAGGAGCTGAGGCAGTACCATGACTATATCGCTGCTATGGAGCAGATAGATTGCCGGCATTATGAG GAAGCTGCAGCCCCCCAGGTGCACATACGGTCACAATATGACCGTCACGTGATGGCCAAACACTCTGAAGTGTATCCCTCTCCAGACGAGCTGGATGCGGTACAGATGATCATCTCTCATGTGGAGTGTGCCCTTAAGACTGTGTCCGACCAGATGGATGTTCCAAAAGATGGCAGTGAAAGCACAGAGAG TACAAGTGGTGACTCACAGGACCGTGTCCTGCGTGGAGTTATGCGGGTTGGTCTGGTGGCCAAGGGACTCCTGCTAAAAGGAGATAAGGACCTGGAGCTGGTGCTGCTCTGCTCCAGCAAACCTACCGTCACCCTGCTTAAAGAAGTGACGGAAAAATTAACCACACAGTTGGAG AATCTGTCAGCGGGGACATATACAGTAACCGAATCCCCAGAGGATGCAACCGTTGTCGTGACAAGCACCATGTCCGTCCTGACTCTCACGATCCACCTCACCTCCCCTCTTCTCAGGATGGAGCAAAGCagtgaaaatgaagaaataaaagaagaaataaaagaagaaataaaagaag AAACGCGAACAGTCGACGATCCGCCGGACGTTCTGGACAGGCAGAAATGCCTATCTGCCTTGGCGTCTCTCCGCCATGCCAAGTGGTTCCAG GCCAAAGTCAACAAcctgacttctgctgttgtcgtGATCCGGATTGTGAGAGACTTGTGTAACCGTGTTCCTACCTGGACGCCACTATCTGGATGG GTTCTGGAGCTGCTGGTAGAGAAGGCGATCAGTACATCTGACCGGCCAATGGGAGTAGGCGAGGCGCTGCGCAGAGTCCTGGAATGCGTTGCATCAGGAATCCTCTTGCAAG ACGGTCCTGGGATTAAAGATCCATGTGAGAAAGAACCGGTTGATGCCACAGCAAATCTGACTCCTCAGCAGTGTGAAGACATCACGCAGAGCGCTCAG TTCGCCTTGAGGCTGTGTGCATTTGGACAGATGCACAAGGTGTTGGGGATGGACCTCAAACTGATAAAACCACGGAAACCAGTGGGATCCAGTAGCAGAGATGGCACAG CCCAGATGCCGTCTCCTGGATCGATGAGCTTGCCGGAGAAGAGGACGTTCTCAGAGGTGGAGAAGGGAGAAGATGAATCCCAGCTCAGCAGCAGACAGAGGAAGTATCTCAAGTTCCAGAAGCGTTTCCAGAGGAAATCAT TCACAGATGACTTCAGCATGAATGCCGTGATGCGTTTGAACCAGTACAGACCTGGTCTGGAGTACCGACTTGCAGCTCAGACTGGACCGGTGCACGAGCCGGTCTTCACAATGGTGGTGGCCTTAAATGGAAAGAACTACGAGGCTACAGGACCCTCTAAACGAGCCGCCAAGCTTAACGTAGCCACCAAG GTCCTGCAGGATCTTGGTCTCCCGACGGGCGTAGAATCCAAGTCAGAGTCTACTAGCGACACCGACGGCCCCCTGGAGTCAGATAAAGCTGCTTCAGCAGCTGCGACTTCATCAGAAGAC AGCGGTCAGGGTCCCATCTTGACCAAAAATGGGAAGAACCCTGTGATGGAGCTGAACGAGAAGCGCCGCAGCTTGAAGTACGAGTTGTCTGCAGAAACGGGGGGGTCCCACGAGAAGTGTTTTGTCATGGAG gtgGAGGTTGATGGGCAGAAGTTCAAAGGGAGGGGCTCCAATAAGAAGGAAGCAAAGGCTTTCGCTGCGCTTGCTGCTCTGGAGAAGCTTTTCCCCAATGACAGCGGAGCCACCAACAGAAACCCTCTGAAGAAGTCGGTCACCTACACGGACATG CACATCCCAGGGTTCGGCACCATCCGTGGCATTCCTGCAGACTCCAGCTCTCGTGGCTGGGGTCCGAACAGAGGTCGAGGTAGGGGCCTGGGGAAGCCATTCGCTTCAGGAACCAGCTACAACAAGA CCAACTACAGTTATGAAGGCACTGCGGGCGCGGGTTATC atAAACTGTACAGTAATACCGCCGCCGGCACACCAGCCCAAGGCGCTGGCTGCAGCACCTTCTACTCAGACAGCACCACCTACTCCTCCCCGCCCGTCTCCGCCTCCGACTCCACCCCCAGCACCACAGCCAGGGAGAGCTACCAGTCGATGCCTCCCCCCGCCGACCAGGAGAGCCCCTACAGCTACGGATacggagaggagaagaagaagatgctgaCCCAGAGTCAGAATGAAGGCCAAGGAGGAGAAATGTCCACGTACAGCACGGCGTACCCGAGCTCTGTAACGGGAGGTCAGGTGTACGATAATTACG gctggggaaACCAGACGTCCTGGGGTAACCAGCAGAGCTATGGAACCTACCAGGGCTTCGGAGAGCAAACCCAGAGTTCCTATTCGGGATACAACAACATGAATTGTTAG
- the acp5a gene encoding tartrate-resistant acid phosphatase type 5a isoform X1, translating to MISEDVCAVILALEMALTLVSILIAAIPVAYCYPTAFQDLGEFGKNRTSLKFLAVGDWGGVHYPPFITAVQKATAREMGIVAELMGADFILALGDNFYYRGVDSVDSPRFKDTFESVYTAKSLKVPWYVLAGNHDHKGNVQAQIDYSQKSDRWKFPSYYYEMTFHIPNTGKLLTIIMLDTVMLCGNSDDFLDEKPRGPLLEFDANRQLAWLQERLAGSKADFLLVAGHYPVWSVSEHGPTECLLERLRPLLIKYNATAYFCGHDHNLQYIKESGVGYVVSGAGNFLDPDTRHWNSVPKGSVKYFTGKASTLGGFVHLEVTKNKMIVTFFQAKGTSLYRTVLYPRTLG from the exons atgATAAGTGAGGATGTGTGTGCTGTTATTCTTGCCTTAGAGATGGCGTTGACGCTGGTATCCATCTTAATTGCTGCCATCCCTGTGGCCTACTGCTACCCTACTGCCTTCCAAGATCTGGGGGAATTTGGAA AGAACAGAACTTCCCTTAAGTTCCTGGCTGTTGGAGACTGGGGCGGTGTGCATTATCCCCCCTTCATCACCGCTGTGCAGAAGGCTACTGCTCGAGAAATGGGCATAGTAGCAGAGCTGATGGGCGCGGACTTCATTCTGGCCCTCGGAGATAACTTCTACTACAGGGGTGTGGATAGCGTGGATTCACCTCGGTTTAAG GACACTTTTGAAAGTGTGTACACTGCAAAGTCTCTCAAAGTCCCTTGGTATGTACTTGCTGGCAACCATGACCACAAAGGAAATGTCCAAGCCCAGATTGACTACAGCCAAAAGTCTGACAGATG GAAATTCCCCTCTTACTATTATGAGATGACTTTCCACATCCCCAACACGGGGAAGCTACTGACCATCATCATGCTCGACACCGTAATGCTGTGTGGGAATTCAGACGACTTCCTGGATGAGAAGCCCAGAGGCCCCCTGCTGGAGTTTGACGCCAACCGTCAGTTGGCCTGGCTGCAGGAAAGACTGGCTGGGTCCAAGGCAGACTTCCTGCTGGTGGCAGGCCACTATCCTGTGTGGTCAGTGTCGGAACACGGGCCCACGGAGTGTCTTCTGGAGAGACTCCGTCCGCTGCTCATTAAGTACAACGCCACTGCTTACTTCTGTGGTCATGACCACAATCTACAG tacattaaagaGTCTGGTGTCGGCTATGTGGTGAGCGGTGCTGGAAACTTCCTGGATCCAGACACCCGTCATTGGAACAGTGTTCCAAAAGGTTCCGTGAAGTACTTCACTGGCAAAGCGTCGACGCTGGGTGGCTTTGTCCATTTAGAAGTCACAAAAAACAAGATGATTGTGACCTTCTTCCAGGCTAAAGGCACCTCTCTCTATCGCACTGTCCTCTACCCAAGAACCTTGGGGTAG
- the acp5a gene encoding tartrate-resistant acid phosphatase type 5a isoform X2, with protein MALTLVSILIAAIPVAYCYPTAFQDLGEFGKNRTSLKFLAVGDWGGVHYPPFITAVQKATAREMGIVAELMGADFILALGDNFYYRGVDSVDSPRFKDTFESVYTAKSLKVPWYVLAGNHDHKGNVQAQIDYSQKSDRWKFPSYYYEMTFHIPNTGKLLTIIMLDTVMLCGNSDDFLDEKPRGPLLEFDANRQLAWLQERLAGSKADFLLVAGHYPVWSVSEHGPTECLLERLRPLLIKYNATAYFCGHDHNLQYIKESGVGYVVSGAGNFLDPDTRHWNSVPKGSVKYFTGKASTLGGFVHLEVTKNKMIVTFFQAKGTSLYRTVLYPRTLG; from the exons ATGGCGTTGACGCTGGTATCCATCTTAATTGCTGCCATCCCTGTGGCCTACTGCTACCCTACTGCCTTCCAAGATCTGGGGGAATTTGGAA AGAACAGAACTTCCCTTAAGTTCCTGGCTGTTGGAGACTGGGGCGGTGTGCATTATCCCCCCTTCATCACCGCTGTGCAGAAGGCTACTGCTCGAGAAATGGGCATAGTAGCAGAGCTGATGGGCGCGGACTTCATTCTGGCCCTCGGAGATAACTTCTACTACAGGGGTGTGGATAGCGTGGATTCACCTCGGTTTAAG GACACTTTTGAAAGTGTGTACACTGCAAAGTCTCTCAAAGTCCCTTGGTATGTACTTGCTGGCAACCATGACCACAAAGGAAATGTCCAAGCCCAGATTGACTACAGCCAAAAGTCTGACAGATG GAAATTCCCCTCTTACTATTATGAGATGACTTTCCACATCCCCAACACGGGGAAGCTACTGACCATCATCATGCTCGACACCGTAATGCTGTGTGGGAATTCAGACGACTTCCTGGATGAGAAGCCCAGAGGCCCCCTGCTGGAGTTTGACGCCAACCGTCAGTTGGCCTGGCTGCAGGAAAGACTGGCTGGGTCCAAGGCAGACTTCCTGCTGGTGGCAGGCCACTATCCTGTGTGGTCAGTGTCGGAACACGGGCCCACGGAGTGTCTTCTGGAGAGACTCCGTCCGCTGCTCATTAAGTACAACGCCACTGCTTACTTCTGTGGTCATGACCACAATCTACAG tacattaaagaGTCTGGTGTCGGCTATGTGGTGAGCGGTGCTGGAAACTTCCTGGATCCAGACACCCGTCATTGGAACAGTGTTCCAAAAGGTTCCGTGAAGTACTTCACTGGCAAAGCGTCGACGCTGGGTGGCTTTGTCCATTTAGAAGTCACAAAAAACAAGATGATTGTGACCTTCTTCCAGGCTAAAGGCACCTCTCTCTATCGCACTGTCCTCTACCCAAGAACCTTGGGGTAG